Genomic window (Blattabacterium cuenoti):
TCACAGTGAAGGAAGATTTTATGCAAGAAAAGAAACAATAAATATTTTATTGAATAGAAACCAAATAGCCACACAATATGTAGATTTAGAAGGAATCCCTAGTTCAGATAGGGTATATAACCCAAATGGATCTATTGGAGCCATTGAAGGATTATTAAGTGAAGATGGTAAAATTTATGGTAGAATGACTCATCCAGAACGTTATGATCATGGATTATTAAAAAATATTCCTAATATTCATCAGCATTCAATTTTCAAAAATGCAGTACAATATTTTTTATAATAAAAATTCAAATAACTTATAATTTATGAAAGTGGCTATATTTTTTGGAAGTATTTCTGACAAATCAATTATGAAAATAATAGCGGAAATATTCAAACAATTTAACATAAGTTATAAATCTTATGTAATTTCCGCACACAGATTACCAGATATTTTATCAAATACTATAAAAAAAATAGAATCTGAAGGAACAGATGTTATTATTGCAGGAGCTGGATTATCCGCTCATTTACCTGGATTTATTTCTTCTAAAACAATACTGCCTGTCATAGGAATCCCAATTCATTGCAATAATAATTATGGAACTTTAGGAGGAATAGATGCTCTTTTATCTATGGTACAAATGCCGAAAGATGTTCCCGTTGCTACAGTAGGAATAAATAATTCCTATAATGCAGCTTTATTTGCTATTCATATTTTATCTATAAAATATCAAGATATAAGAAAATTATTGCTAAAATTCAGAATAAAAAAAAAGGAGAAATTGATAACTGAAATCAAGCAAAACTTATTACCATGAATTGCATAATTAAAAAAAATATTTTATCAGAAGGAAAAACAAAAAAAATATATACTACTAATAACTCACTTGAAGTATTAATTCATCATAAAGATTGTATAACCGCTTTGAATGGATTGAAAAAAAATTTTTTACAAGACAAAGGAGTTTTAAATAATGAAATTACTACATTAATTTTTAATTTTTTAAATTCTTGTGGAATTAAAACTCATTTTATACGAAAAATAAACAACAGAGAGCAATTATGTCATAAAGTAGATATGATCCCTTTAGAATTTGTAATTCGTAATATTGTTGCGGGAAGTATGTCTAAACGTTTAGGAATTAAAGAAGGAATTAATCTGTATAATCCTATTTTTGAAATTTTTTATAAAAATGATAAATTAAAAGACCCCTTAATTAATGATCATCATGCTGTGTTCTTAAAAATTCTTTCTTATGAAGAATTAAATACTATTTATGGCATAACATTGAAAATAAACCATATTATAAAAAAATATTTTTCAGATAAAAATATTATATTGGTAGATTTTAAAATAGAATTTGGAAAAAATCATAAAAATGAAATTCTACTTTCAGATGAAATCAGTCCAGATACTTGTCGTTTTTGGGATAAAAAAACAATGAAAAAATTGGATAAAGATTCATTTAGAATGGGATTGAAAGAAGAAGTATTTGACATTTACATGGAAATATTAAAAAGGTTAAATGTAAGTTAATCCATTAAATAATGGAACAAAGATATTCTTTTTCCAAAAATATGATATCTCAATTAATCCCTTATATTCTGAAAAATAATTATTTTGATAAATTTCATGATGAATGTGGTGTTTTTGGGATTTATTCTCCTTATAAGGTAGATACCTTTTCTTTAATTCAATTTGGATTATTCGCATTACAGCATAGAGGACAAGAAGCTTGTGGATTTTCTGTTTTACGAGATGGGTTTATTATATCACATAAGAGCGAAGGACTTGTTTTAGATTTTTTTAGAAAAATTTCTAATTCTGAATGTTACCATGGGAATGCTGTAATTGGACATACTCGTTATTCTACAGAAGGAGGACAAAGTCAAAAAAATATTCAACCTTTTTTTGGAGAAAATTCCTATGGAAAGAGTACTATATCTATAGTACATAATGGAAATTTAATCAATGCGAAACCCATTCGTAAAGAATTGGAATCCAAAGGAATAAATTTTATATCTGAATACTCAGATTCCGAAGTTATTTTACGTTTAATACAAAAATATTTACCAGAATCTGATAATAGTTTAGAAAAAGCTATTCAAAAAACAACTATTGATATTAAAGGAGCTTATTCTGTGATTGTTCTTATGGATAATAAGATGGCTGCATTTAGAGATCCAAACGGAATACGTCCTTTATGTTATGGAATGTTGAATGAAGAAACTTATATATTTAGTTCTGAAACTTGTGGAATTGATTCTGTTGGTGGGTTTTACGTTAGAGATTTATTTCCAGGAGAAATTATAATTGTCGATAAAAAATCAATTCAATTTTCTCTCCTTACAGAAAAAAAAAATACAAAAAAAAGAATATGTTCTTTTGAATATATTTATTTTTCTCGTCCTGATTCTTTAATTGAAAATGTCAATGTTTATAAAATTCGTGAAAAAAGTGGAGAAAAACTTTATGAACAACATCCTATAGAAGCCGATGTAGTTATTGGAGTTCCAGATTCTGGAGTTCCAGCTTCTATTGGATATTCTAAAGCTTCTGGTATACCTTTTAAGCCAATTTTAGTTAAAAATAAATATATTGGGAGATCTTTTATTCTACCCCAACAGGATATGCGTGAGAAAATGGTAAACTTAAAATTAAATCCTATATTAGATGAAATAAAAGGAAAACGGATTGTTATTATTGATGATTCTATAGTTCGTGGAACTACCAGTCGTAGATTAGTTTATATTTTAAGAAAAGCAGGAGCTAAAGAAATTCATTTTAGAAGTGCTTCTCCTCCTATTATAGGCCCATGTTATTTAGGAGTAGATACTCCAAGTAAAAAAGATCTTATATCATACAATCATTTTGATAAAAAAAGTATAGAAAAAATTCTAAATGTAGATAGTTTAGAATTTTTAAGTATGGATAATTTTATAGATATTCTTGGAAGTATTCATTATTGTTTTGGTTGTTTTACCGGAAATTATCCAGTTAAAAAAAACTGATTAAAATAAATAAATATGAAAGTGAAAAAAAGTAACATGATTATATGCAAAATTAGTAATATTTTAGAAAAAACTTATAATAACAAGGTAATGAGTACGTTAGATCATTTTGCTTCTTTTTATAGAATATATGAATGTGGATATAAGGAGCCTATTTTGGTATCTGGAGTAGATGGAGTTGGAACAAAGTTACGTTTGGCTATCGCCTTCAAAAAATATGGTGTAATTGGAGAAGATTGTTTTGCCATGTGTGCAAATGATGTTTTATGTCATGGAGCTCTTCCTTTATTTTTTTTAGATTATTTAGCTTGTGGTAAACTAGATTCTAGTATTGTAGAAAAAATTGTACAAGGAATAGCTATTTCTTGCAAAAAAACAAACACCTGTCTGATTGGAGGGGAAACATCGGAAATGCCTGGAATTTACAAAAAAAATGATTATGATATAGCCGGATTTTGTGTAGGTATTGTAGAAAAAAATAATCTTGTAGATGGAAAAAAATTAATTAAAAATGGAGATATTTTAATAGGACTTCCTTCATCAGGTATACATAGTAATGGTTTTTCTGTAATTAGAAATATTTTTTCTGCAGAAGATTTTATGAAATCTTTTCAAGAAAAACCGTTTTATGAAACGCTTTTAATTCCAACTAAAATTTATCATTATCCCATTCATGCTTTATTAAAAGAGTTTATAATCCACGGATTAGCTCATATTACTGGAGGAGGAATATCAGAGAATTTATATCGAATTATTCCAGAAAATTTATCAGCTGTAGTGGAAAAAAAAAAAATTCCTATTCAACCTGTTTTCAATTATATTAAAAAAAGAGGAAATCTATCAGAATATAAAATGTGGAATACTTTTAATATGGGAGTAGGAATGATTATAGTAGTATCTTTTCAAGATAAATATTCTATTTTGGATAAACTTCATTTTTTAGGAGAAAAACCTTTTATTTTTGGAACTATTGTGAAAGGAAATAAAAAAGTATTTTTAAAATAAAAATATTTCCATGAAAAAAATAGCTATTTTAGTTTCTGGAAAGGGGACCAATATGAAGCATATTTTACATGCAATTCAAAATAAGATTATTTATAATTCAATGGTTAATTTAGTAATTTCTGATAGATGGTGTAGTGCAATTCAATATGCATTGAAAGTAAATATAACAGTATTTTCTTTCATAAGAACTAATAAAAAATTTCTTTTTAGAGAAATAGACAATATACTTGTAAGATACATTCCAGATATTATAGTTCTTTCAGGGTTTCTTTCTATACTTGATGCAGAATTTTGTGAAAAATGGTTTAATAAAGTTATAAATATTCATCCTTCCCTATTACCTAAATATGGTGGAAAAGGAATGTATGGGATAAAAGTCCATAAAAAAGTTATAAAAAATAAGGAAAAAATATCAGGAGCTACAGTTCACTATGTTACAAAAAACGTGGATTTAGGAGATGTTATTTTAAAAAAAAAATGTAAAATTGATCCAGAGGAGACTCCAATCTCTTTATCTAAAAAAATATCTATGATAGAAAAAGAAATATTAATTCAATCTATTAACAAACTTTTATATAATATAAAAGATATAAAATAATAATTAATTTAATTAGTCTAGTATGTCTTATGAAAAGAGCTTTGATTAGTGTTTATGATAAAAATGAAAAATTATTTAATTTTGTTAGTTTCTTATATAAAAAAGGATATCAAATAGTTTCTACTGGAGGGACTTACCAATATTTTCTTAAAAAAGGATTATCAAATATAATAGAGGTTTCTGATTTAACTTCTTTTCCTGAAATTTTAGATGGAAGAGTAAAAACCATTCATTCTAATATATATGTAGGTATTTTGGCTAATCGTTCCGTTGAAAAACATATGAAATCTGTTCATTCTCATAATATTCATCTTATTGATATTGTGTTGGTCAATTTTTATCCATTTTTTGAAAAAATACATCAAAAATCTATCAATACTAATTCATTAATAGAATTTATTGATATTGGTGGACCATCCATGCTGCGAGCAGCTGCTAAAAATTTTTTATATGTAACCGCTATTACAGATAATAATGATTATGAACTAGTTCAATATGAAATTGAACATTATGGATTCCCTTCATTAAAATTAAGAAAAAGATTAGCAGGAAAAGCGTTTAATTTTACTTCGGCTTACGATTCTGCTATTTCACAATCTCTTTTAGATGATAAATTTCCTATTTATTTACACTCTTCTTATGAAAAAAAAATGAATCTACGATATGGGGAAAATCCTCATCAAAAAGCAGCTTATTATGTTAATACAATTCATAAAGGATCAATGCAAAATCTTTATCAATTACATGGTAAAAAGCTATCATTTAACAATTTAAGAGATATGGATATAGCGTGGAAAATTGTTACTCAATTTTCTGAACCTGCTTGTTGTACGGTTAAACATTCCTCCCCTTGTGGAGTGGCGTTAGGAAAAAATATTATTGAGGCATTTCAAAAAACTTATTACGCTGACAGTATTTCATCTTTTGGAGGAATAATGGCTGTTAATGTCCCAATTACAAAAGAATTAGCAAAAGAGATTAATCAAATTTTTTTAGAAGTAGTGATTTCTCCTAGTTACGAAACAGATGTGTTGAATATTTTAAAAACAAAAAAAAATCTTAGAATTATTAAAATTAGTTCCCCCATTTCAGATAAATTAGAATATGTGCAAATAGACGGAGGAATTTTAGTACAAGAATCAGATTATTTTTCCCCTTATGATAGTAATTACAAAATAATGACTAAAAAAGAATTTAGTAATCAAGAATTAAAATCTTTATTTTTCGCTCAAAAAGTGGTAAAATATGTTAAATCTAATGCTATTGTTGTGGCTAAAGGGACGCAAACTTTAGGTATTTCTGGAGGTCAAACTAATAGAATTTGGGCCGCTCGTCAAGCTATAGAAAGAGCTTTAGAAAAAAGTAAAGAAGGATTAGTTCTTGTATCTGATGCTTTTTTTCCTTTTCGAGATGTTGTAGATGAAGCAGCTCGTTATGGTGGAATACGTGCTATTCTTCAACCAGGTGGATCTATCCGTGATGAAGAATCTGTTAAAGCTTGTGATGATCATGGGATAGCAATGGCTTTTACTGGAAAAAGACATTTTAAACATTAACAAAATAAAGAATAATGAAAATTTTAATTCTTGGAGGAGGAGGACGTGAACATGCTATAGGTAAAAAATTATTGGAAGATTATCATTCCATTTATCTTTATTTTTATCCTGGAAATGGAGGGACAAGTATAATAGGAAAAAATATTGAAAATTATCATACTGCATTAGATTTAGGTTTGTTTTCAAAAAAAAATTCGATAGATATAACTATTGTAGGATCCGAAATTTTTTTATTAGAAGGAGTTGTAGACATTTTTCAAAATTTGGGATTAAAAATAGTTGGACCACATTATTTAGCTGCTAAACTTGAAGGAAATAGAATTTTTTCTAAAACATTTATGAATAAATATGGAATTCGTACTCCTAAGTATGACATTTTTTATTGCTATGAAAAGGCTATTAATTTTTTGAAAAAAAAAACGAATTCTGTAGCTATTAAAACTAATGGAATCGCTTCAGGAAAAGGAGTTATTTTAGCTCATAATCCAAATGACGCTAAAAAAGCTTTAAAAAATATTATGATAAAAAAAAAGTTTGGAGAATCTGGAAATCAAATTGTCATAGAAGAATTTTTACAAGGAAAAGAAGCTTCTATTATAGCTCTTTTCAATGGGAAAGATATTATTCCTTTCTTATCGGCTAAAGATTATAAAAAAATTGGAGAAAATGAAAAAGGGATGAATACAGGAGGAATGGGAGCGATTGTTCCCAATCCACATATGACAAATTCTATTTGGATAGATTTTAAAAAAAACATTTTAGAACCTACTTTAGAAGGATTAATTATGGAAAAATTAACTTTTTTTGGATTTTTATATTTTGGATTA
Coding sequences:
- a CDS encoding formyltransferase family protein, coding for MKKIAILVSGKGTNMKHILHAIQNKIIYNSMVNLVISDRWCSAIQYALKVNITVFSFIRTNKKFLFREIDNILVRYIPDIIVLSGFLSILDAEFCEKWFNKVINIHPSLLPKYGGKGMYGIKVHKKVIKNKEKISGATVHYVTKNVDLGDVILKKKCKIDPEETPISLSKKISMIEKEILIQSINKLLYNIKDIK
- the purE gene encoding 5-(carboxyamino)imidazole ribonucleotide mutase, which encodes MKVAIFFGSISDKSIMKIIAEIFKQFNISYKSYVISAHRLPDILSNTIKKIESEGTDVIIAGAGLSAHLPGFISSKTILPVIGIPIHCNNNYGTLGGIDALLSMVQMPKDVPVATVGINNSYNAALFAIHILSIKYQDIRKLLLKFRIKKKEKLITEIKQNLLP
- the purM gene encoding phosphoribosylformylglycinamidine cyclo-ligase, with the protein product MKVKKSNMIICKISNILEKTYNNKVMSTLDHFASFYRIYECGYKEPILVSGVDGVGTKLRLAIAFKKYGVIGEDCFAMCANDVLCHGALPLFFLDYLACGKLDSSIVEKIVQGIAISCKKTNTCLIGGETSEMPGIYKKNDYDIAGFCVGIVEKNNLVDGKKLIKNGDILIGLPSSGIHSNGFSVIRNIFSAEDFMKSFQEKPFYETLLIPTKIYHYPIHALLKEFIIHGLAHITGGGISENLYRIIPENLSAVVEKKKIPIQPVFNYIKKRGNLSEYKMWNTFNMGVGMIIVVSFQDKYSILDKLHFLGEKPFIFGTIVKGNKKVFLK
- the purF gene encoding amidophosphoribosyltransferase, producing the protein MISQLIPYILKNNYFDKFHDECGVFGIYSPYKVDTFSLIQFGLFALQHRGQEACGFSVLRDGFIISHKSEGLVLDFFRKISNSECYHGNAVIGHTRYSTEGGQSQKNIQPFFGENSYGKSTISIVHNGNLINAKPIRKELESKGINFISEYSDSEVILRLIQKYLPESDNSLEKAIQKTTIDIKGAYSVIVLMDNKMAAFRDPNGIRPLCYGMLNEETYIFSSETCGIDSVGGFYVRDLFPGEIIIVDKKSIQFSLLTEKKNTKKRICSFEYIYFSRPDSLIENVNVYKIREKSGEKLYEQHPIEADVVIGVPDSGVPASIGYSKASGIPFKPILVKNKYIGRSFILPQQDMREKMVNLKLNPILDEIKGKRIVIIDDSIVRGTTSRRLVYILRKAGAKEIHFRSASPPIIGPCYLGVDTPSKKDLISYNHFDKKSIEKILNVDSLEFLSMDNFIDILGSIHYCFGCFTGNYPVKKN
- the purD gene encoding phosphoribosylamine--glycine ligase, coding for MKILILGGGGREHAIGKKLLEDYHSIYLYFYPGNGGTSIIGKNIENYHTALDLGLFSKKNSIDITIVGSEIFLLEGVVDIFQNLGLKIVGPHYLAAKLEGNRIFSKTFMNKYGIRTPKYDIFYCYEKAINFLKKKTNSVAIKTNGIASGKGVILAHNPNDAKKALKNIMIKKKFGESGNQIVIEEFLQGKEASIIALFNGKDIIPFLSAKDYKKIGENEKGMNTGGMGAIVPNPHMTNSIWIDFKKNILEPTLEGLIMEKLTFFGFLYFGLMITYNKVYLLEYNTRIGDPEAQTLFPLMKSNFLNIIQSSFQHKSISIDWKKLCSCCVVLSSRGYPEKYESGKIITGVNSLKEPFYIAGAKKKQEKWITSSGRVLNIVGIGKTIQEARIKAYDQVQKIQFDNLYFRKDIGL
- the purH gene encoding bifunctional phosphoribosylaminoimidazolecarboxamide formyltransferase/IMP cyclohydrolase, whose product is MKRALISVYDKNEKLFNFVSFLYKKGYQIVSTGGTYQYFLKKGLSNIIEVSDLTSFPEILDGRVKTIHSNIYVGILANRSVEKHMKSVHSHNIHLIDIVLVNFYPFFEKIHQKSINTNSLIEFIDIGGPSMLRAAAKNFLYVTAITDNNDYELVQYEIEHYGFPSLKLRKRLAGKAFNFTSAYDSAISQSLLDDKFPIYLHSSYEKKMNLRYGENPHQKAAYYVNTIHKGSMQNLYQLHGKKLSFNNLRDMDIAWKIVTQFSEPACCTVKHSSPCGVALGKNIIEAFQKTYYADSISSFGGIMAVNVPITKELAKEINQIFLEVVISPSYETDVLNILKTKKNLRIIKISSPISDKLEYVQIDGGILVQESDYFSPYDSNYKIMTKKEFSNQELKSLFFAQKVVKYVKSNAIVVAKGTQTLGISGGQTNRIWAARQAIERALEKSKEGLVLVSDAFFPFRDVVDEAARYGGIRAILQPGGSIRDEESVKACDDHGIAMAFTGKRHFKH
- the purC gene encoding phosphoribosylaminoimidazolesuccinocarboxamide synthase; this translates as MNCIIKKNILSEGKTKKIYTTNNSLEVLIHHKDCITALNGLKKNFLQDKGVLNNEITTLIFNFLNSCGIKTHFIRKINNREQLCHKVDMIPLEFVIRNIVAGSMSKRLGIKEGINLYNPIFEIFYKNDKLKDPLINDHHAVFLKILSYEELNTIYGITLKINHIIKKYFSDKNIILVDFKIEFGKNHKNEILLSDEISPDTCRFWDKKTMKKLDKDSFRMGLKEEVFDIYMEILKRLNVS